The Candidatus Methylomirabilota bacterium genome includes a region encoding these proteins:
- a CDS encoding PqqD family protein, whose product MPAYAVNRDRAVWGVVDGEAAIINVDTSFYYGLNATGTFIWTLLVENELSLDQIVARVSTRYRCPESEVREDVRRVLEQLREEQLILER is encoded by the coding sequence TTGCCGGCCTACGCGGTGAATCGGGACAGGGCGGTCTGGGGCGTGGTCGACGGCGAGGCGGCCATCATCAACGTCGACACCAGCTTCTACTACGGCCTCAATGCGACGGGGACGTTCATCTGGACGCTGCTCGTCGAGAATGAGCTCAGCCTCGACCAGATCGTGGCCAGGGTTTCCACGCGCTACCGGTGCCCGGAATCCGAGGTCCGCGAGGACGTGCGGCGGGTGCTGGAGCAACTCAGGGAAGAGCAGCTCATCCTGGAGAGGTGA